A genomic stretch from Caldisalinibacter kiritimatiensis includes:
- a CDS encoding F0F1 ATP synthase subunit epsilon, with the protein MSEFTLEIVTPDRKFFEDKVEMVIVRGIEGDIGILKNHTPLVTPLDIGKIRIKQNGEFRIAAVASGYIEVAKEKTTIIADAAEWPEEIDVDRAKAAKERAEKRLKGSGGEKDTLRAEISLKKAINRLEVAKHR; encoded by the coding sequence GTGTCTGAGTTCACACTAGAAATAGTAACACCTGATAGAAAGTTCTTTGAGGACAAGGTAGAAATGGTGATAGTTAGAGGAATAGAAGGGGATATAGGTATATTAAAGAATCATACCCCTTTAGTAACTCCTTTAGATATAGGTAAAATTAGAATAAAACAAAATGGTGAATTTAGAATTGCAGCTGTTGCTTCAGGTTATATAGAGGTTGCTAAAGAAAAAACTACTATTATAGCAGATGCAGCTGAATGGCCTGAAGAAATAGATGTAGATAGAGCAAAAGCTGCTAAAGAAAGAGCAGAAAAGAGATTAAAGGGTAGTGGTGGAGAAAAGGATACCCTTAGAGCTGAAATATCACTTAAGAAAGCAATCAATAGATTAGAGGTAGCTAAGCATAGATAA